From the Ctenopharyngodon idella isolate HZGC_01 chromosome 3, HZGC01, whole genome shotgun sequence genome, one window contains:
- the LOC127509895 gene encoding gastrula zinc finger protein XlCGF57.1-like isoform X16 — MSDPEPCRMKHTEDTEEQRDLMEENEESEELSEVEDEHHVKPGEKPSSRSKTKKTFLKKRRAKKSTTCTQCGKSISSKHLDVHMRIHTGEKPFTCDQCGKSFTQKSNLNQHMRFHTGEKPFTCDQCGTSFALKIHLKKHMRIHTGEKPFTCDQCGKSFPYKQSLKTHLTVHTGEKLFPCDQCGKSFTQKIHLKIHWRIHTGEKPHTCDKCGKSFTNSVHLKNHMRIHTGEKPFMCDQCEQRFTYKESLDRHLRVHTGERPFTCDQCGKSFMDSSKHKRHMKIHTGEKPYACDKCGMSFTESDQLKRHMRIHTGEKPFTCGICGKSFKDSGYLKSHMRLHTGEKPFMCEQCEKRFSKKQNLELHMRIHTGERPFTCDQCGKSFKNKPSLELHKRVHTGEKPFMCVQCEKRFTHRQNLNAHMRIHTGEKPHTCDQCGKTFIGSSNLKKHLTVHTKEKPHSCSVCGKSFSLLQSLQRHQKIHTGVREFMCFECEKTFISAKHLKLHQRIHTGEKPYKCSHCDKKFSVSTHLKRHERIHSGEKPHTCDQCGKSFSCKSHLKLHMKIHTVEKPLSGETN, encoded by the coding sequence aCCTGATGGAAGAGAATGAGGAGAGTGAAGAACTGAGTGAAGTGGAGGATGAACATCATGTCAaacctggagaaaaaccttcGAGTCGCTCAAAgactaaaaagacatttttaaagaaaagaagagcCAAGAAATCTACaacctgcactcagtgtggaaagagtatATCATCCAAACATCTTGATGTGCACATGAGAATCCACACCGGAGAAAAGCcattcacatgtgatcaatgtgggaagagctttacaCAAAAATCAAATCTTAATCAACACATGAGGTTCCACACAGGAGAGAaaccgttcacatgtgatcaatgtgggaCAAGCTTTGCACTAAAAATACATCTTAAGAAgcacatgaggatccacactggagagaagccgttcacatgtgatcagtgtgggaagagtttcccATACAAACAAAGTCTTAAGACTCACTTGacagttcatactggagagaagctgttcccatgtgatcagtgtgggaagagtttcacacaaaaaataCACCTTAAGATTCACtggaggatccacactggagagaagccgcatACATGTGATaaatgtgggaagagtttcacgaATTCGGTACACCTTAAAAATCACATGAGAATCCACACCGGAGAAAAGCCGTTCATGTGTGACCAGTGTGAACAAAGATTCACATACAAAGAAAGTCTTGATCGTCACCtgagagttcatactggagagagaCCATttacatgtgatcagtgtgggaagagtttcatgGATTCGTCAAAACATAAAAGACACATgaaaatccacactggagagaagccgtacgcATGTGATAAATGTGGGATGAGTTTCACAGAATCAGATCAACTTAAGAGacacatgaggatccacacaggagagaagccgttcacatgcggtatatgtggaaaaagtttcaagGATTCAGGATACCTTAAGAGTCACATGAGActccacactggagaaaagcctttcaTGTGTGAACAGTGTGAAAAGAGATTCTCAAAGAAACAAAATCTTGAGCttcacatgaggatccacactggagagagaccattcacatgtgatcagtgcggGAAGAGCTTCAAAAATAAACCAAGTCTTGAGCTTCACAAGAGagttcacaccggagagaagcctttcatgtgtgttcagtgtgaaaAGAGATTCACTCACAGACAAAATCTTAATGCtcacatgaggatccacactggagagaagccgcacaCATGTGATCAATGCGGCAAAACATTTATTGGGTCATCAAACCTGAAGAAACACCTGACAGTTCATACGAAGGAGAAGCCAcattcatgttctgtgtgtggaaagagtttttcactgCTGCAAAGTTTACAGAGACATCAGAAAATACATACTGGTGTGAGAGAGTTCATGTGCTTTGAGTGTGAGAAGACTTTTATTTCAGCGAAACATTTAAAACTGCAccagagaattcacactggagaaaaaccttacaagtgttcacactgtgacaagaaaTTCAGTGTGTCAACACATCTGAAaagacatgagaggatccacagcGGAGAGAAGCCGCACACGTGTGATCAGTGCGGAAAGAGTTTCTCTTGTAAAAGTCACCTAAAGCTTCACATGAAGATACATACAGTGGAGAAACCACTCAGTGGAGAAACCAATTAG
- the LOC127509895 gene encoding gastrula zinc finger protein XlCGF57.1-like isoform X18, with the protein MDLHLYFSSTKPKKTDLMEENEESEELSEVEDEHHVKPGEKPSSRSKTKKTFLKKRRAKKSTTCTQCGKSISSKHLDVHMRIHTGEKPFTCDQCGKSFTQKSNLNQHMRFHTGEKPFTCDQCGTSFALKIHLKKHMRIHTGEKPFTCDQCGKSFPYKQSLKTHLTVHTGEKLFPCDQCGKSFTQKIHLKIHWRIHTGEKPHTCDKCGKSFTNSVHLKNHMRIHTGEKPFMCDQCEQRFTYKESLDRHLRVHTGERPFTCDQCGKSFMDSSKHKRHMKIHTGEKPYACDKCGMSFTESDQLKRHMRIHTGEKPFTCGICGKSFKDSGYLKSHMRLHTGEKPFMCEQCEKRFSKKQNLELHMRIHTGERPFTCDQCGKSFKNKPSLELHKRVHTGEKPFMCVQCEKRFTHRQNLNAHMRIHTGEKPHTCDQCGKTFIGSSNLKKHLTVHTKEKPHSCSVCGKSFSLLQSLQRHQKIHTGVREFMCFECEKTFISAKHLKLHQRIHTGEKPYKCSHCDKKFSVSTHLKRHERIHSGEKPHTCDQCGKSFSCKSHLKLHMKIHTVEKPLSGETN; encoded by the coding sequence aCCTGATGGAAGAGAATGAGGAGAGTGAAGAACTGAGTGAAGTGGAGGATGAACATCATGTCAaacctggagaaaaaccttcGAGTCGCTCAAAgactaaaaagacatttttaaagaaaagaagagcCAAGAAATCTACaacctgcactcagtgtggaaagagtatATCATCCAAACATCTTGATGTGCACATGAGAATCCACACCGGAGAAAAGCcattcacatgtgatcaatgtgggaagagctttacaCAAAAATCAAATCTTAATCAACACATGAGGTTCCACACAGGAGAGAaaccgttcacatgtgatcaatgtgggaCAAGCTTTGCACTAAAAATACATCTTAAGAAgcacatgaggatccacactggagagaagccgttcacatgtgatcagtgtgggaagagtttcccATACAAACAAAGTCTTAAGACTCACTTGacagttcatactggagagaagctgttcccatgtgatcagtgtgggaagagtttcacacaaaaaataCACCTTAAGATTCACtggaggatccacactggagagaagccgcatACATGTGATaaatgtgggaagagtttcacgaATTCGGTACACCTTAAAAATCACATGAGAATCCACACCGGAGAAAAGCCGTTCATGTGTGACCAGTGTGAACAAAGATTCACATACAAAGAAAGTCTTGATCGTCACCtgagagttcatactggagagagaCCATttacatgtgatcagtgtgggaagagtttcatgGATTCGTCAAAACATAAAAGACACATgaaaatccacactggagagaagccgtacgcATGTGATAAATGTGGGATGAGTTTCACAGAATCAGATCAACTTAAGAGacacatgaggatccacacaggagagaagccgttcacatgcggtatatgtggaaaaagtttcaagGATTCAGGATACCTTAAGAGTCACATGAGActccacactggagaaaagcctttcaTGTGTGAACAGTGTGAAAAGAGATTCTCAAAGAAACAAAATCTTGAGCttcacatgaggatccacactggagagagaccattcacatgtgatcagtgcggGAAGAGCTTCAAAAATAAACCAAGTCTTGAGCTTCACAAGAGagttcacaccggagagaagcctttcatgtgtgttcagtgtgaaaAGAGATTCACTCACAGACAAAATCTTAATGCtcacatgaggatccacactggagagaagccgcacaCATGTGATCAATGCGGCAAAACATTTATTGGGTCATCAAACCTGAAGAAACACCTGACAGTTCATACGAAGGAGAAGCCAcattcatgttctgtgtgtggaaagagtttttcactgCTGCAAAGTTTACAGAGACATCAGAAAATACATACTGGTGTGAGAGAGTTCATGTGCTTTGAGTGTGAGAAGACTTTTATTTCAGCGAAACATTTAAAACTGCAccagagaattcacactggagaaaaaccttacaagtgttcacactgtgacaagaaaTTCAGTGTGTCAACACATCTGAAaagacatgagaggatccacagcGGAGAGAAGCCGCACACGTGTGATCAGTGCGGAAAGAGTTTCTCTTGTAAAAGTCACCTAAAGCTTCACATGAAGATACATACAGTGGAGAAACCACTCAGTGGAGAAACCAATTAG
- the LOC127509895 gene encoding gastrula zinc finger protein XlCGF57.1-like isoform X14, translating into MSDPEPCRMKHIEDTEEQRDLMEENEESEELSEVEDEHHVKPGEKPSSRSKTKKTFLKKRRAKKSTTCTQCGKSISSKHLDVHMRIHTGEKPFTCDQCGKSFTQKSNLNQHMRFHTGEKPFTCDQCGTSFALKIHLKKHMRIHTGEKPFTCDQCGKSFPYKQSLKTHLTVHTGEKLFPCDQCGKSFTQKIHLKIHWRIHTGEKPHTCDKCGKSFTNSVHLKNHMRIHTGEKPFMCDQCEQRFTYKESLDRHLRVHTGERPFTCDQCGKSFMDSSKHKRHMKIHTGEKPYACDKCGMSFTESDQLKRHMRIHTGEKPFTCGICGKSFKDSGYLKSHMRLHTGEKPFMCEQCEKRFSKKQNLELHMRIHTGERPFTCDQCGKSFKNKPSLELHKRVHTGEKPFMCVQCEKRFTHRQNLNAHMRIHTGEKPHTCDQCGKTFIGSSNLKKHLTVHTKEKPHSCSVCGKSFSLLQSLQRHQKIHTGVREFMCFECEKTFISAKHLKLHQRIHTGEKPYKCSHCDKKFSVSTHLKRHERIHSGEKPHTCDQCGKSFSCKSHLKLHMKIHTVEKPLSGETN; encoded by the coding sequence aCCTGATGGAAGAGAATGAGGAGAGTGAAGAACTGAGTGAAGTGGAGGATGAACATCATGTCAaacctggagaaaaaccttcGAGTCGCTCAAAgactaaaaagacatttttaaagaaaagaagagcCAAGAAATCTACaacctgcactcagtgtggaaagagtatATCATCCAAACATCTTGATGTGCACATGAGAATCCACACCGGAGAAAAGCcattcacatgtgatcaatgtgggaagagctttacaCAAAAATCAAATCTTAATCAACACATGAGGTTCCACACAGGAGAGAaaccgttcacatgtgatcaatgtgggaCAAGCTTTGCACTAAAAATACATCTTAAGAAgcacatgaggatccacactggagagaagccgttcacatgtgatcagtgtgggaagagtttcccATACAAACAAAGTCTTAAGACTCACTTGacagttcatactggagagaagctgttcccatgtgatcagtgtgggaagagtttcacacaaaaaataCACCTTAAGATTCACtggaggatccacactggagagaagccgcatACATGTGATaaatgtgggaagagtttcacgaATTCGGTACACCTTAAAAATCACATGAGAATCCACACCGGAGAAAAGCCGTTCATGTGTGACCAGTGTGAACAAAGATTCACATACAAAGAAAGTCTTGATCGTCACCtgagagttcatactggagagagaCCATttacatgtgatcagtgtgggaagagtttcatgGATTCGTCAAAACATAAAAGACACATgaaaatccacactggagagaagccgtacgcATGTGATAAATGTGGGATGAGTTTCACAGAATCAGATCAACTTAAGAGacacatgaggatccacacaggagagaagccgttcacatgcggtatatgtggaaaaagtttcaagGATTCAGGATACCTTAAGAGTCACATGAGActccacactggagaaaagcctttcaTGTGTGAACAGTGTGAAAAGAGATTCTCAAAGAAACAAAATCTTGAGCttcacatgaggatccacactggagagagaccattcacatgtgatcagtgcggGAAGAGCTTCAAAAATAAACCAAGTCTTGAGCTTCACAAGAGagttcacaccggagagaagcctttcatgtgtgttcagtgtgaaaAGAGATTCACTCACAGACAAAATCTTAATGCtcacatgaggatccacactggagagaagccgcacaCATGTGATCAATGCGGCAAAACATTTATTGGGTCATCAAACCTGAAGAAACACCTGACAGTTCATACGAAGGAGAAGCCAcattcatgttctgtgtgtggaaagagtttttcactgCTGCAAAGTTTACAGAGACATCAGAAAATACATACTGGTGTGAGAGAGTTCATGTGCTTTGAGTGTGAGAAGACTTTTATTTCAGCGAAACATTTAAAACTGCAccagagaattcacactggagaaaaaccttacaagtgttcacactgtgacaagaaaTTCAGTGTGTCAACACATCTGAAaagacatgagaggatccacagcGGAGAGAAGCCGCACACGTGTGATCAGTGCGGAAAGAGTTTCTCTTGTAAAAGTCACCTAAAGCTTCACATGAAGATACATACAGTGGAGAAACCACTCAGTGGAGAAACCAATTAG